Proteins co-encoded in one Aminivibrio pyruvatiphilus genomic window:
- a CDS encoding NRAMP family divalent metal transporter, whose translation MTDLGKTQERSRSETLSVLMGAAFLMATSAIGPGFLTQTISFTNELKAVFAFAILLSVLIDIVVQLNIWRILAVSGMRGQDVANKVLPGLGYFLAFAVALGGLAFNVGNVGGAALGFQVLFGTEQMVGAVISAAIAITIFLWKDLGKAMDKFTQILGFLMLALVFYVVFVTKPPVMETVNEMVKPFTNFSLLKEYKWLVVLTLVGGTVGGYISFSGAHRIIDAGITGKEHIGQISKGSINGIVITGVMRYLLFLAFLGVVLLGTEIDMTNPVASAFQIGAGPLGYRIAGVVLWAAAITSVVGASYTSVSFLRTLFGFVDKYYRFWIIGFIIASTSILTIVGRPVRLLIVAGSLNGLILPLSLSCVLLAAYKKDVVKDYVHPMWMTALGWVIVVFTAWMGFNSFAGIVKLFQ comes from the coding sequence ATGACAGACTTGGGCAAGACGCAGGAAAGAAGCAGAAGTGAGACTCTCAGCGTGCTTATGGGTGCCGCGTTCCTCATGGCCACTTCGGCCATCGGGCCGGGGTTCCTCACCCAGACGATTTCGTTCACTAATGAACTGAAAGCGGTTTTTGCCTTTGCCATTCTCCTCTCGGTCCTCATTGACATCGTGGTGCAGCTCAACATCTGGCGTATTCTCGCCGTTTCCGGAATGCGGGGCCAGGACGTGGCCAACAAGGTTCTTCCGGGACTTGGCTACTTCCTTGCCTTCGCGGTGGCCCTCGGCGGACTGGCGTTCAACGTGGGCAACGTGGGCGGCGCGGCTCTCGGCTTCCAGGTGCTCTTCGGGACGGAGCAGATGGTGGGTGCCGTCATCAGCGCTGCCATCGCCATCACCATCTTCCTCTGGAAGGACCTCGGCAAGGCCATGGACAAGTTCACCCAGATCCTCGGATTCCTCATGCTCGCCCTGGTGTTCTACGTGGTGTTCGTCACGAAACCTCCCGTCATGGAGACGGTGAACGAAATGGTGAAGCCCTTCACGAATTTCAGCCTCCTGAAGGAGTATAAATGGCTCGTGGTGCTGACCCTCGTGGGCGGAACCGTGGGCGGCTACATTTCCTTCTCCGGCGCCCACAGGATCATTGACGCCGGGATCACCGGAAAGGAACATATCGGGCAGATCAGCAAGGGGTCCATCAACGGCATCGTCATCACCGGCGTCATGCGCTACCTTCTGTTCCTCGCCTTCCTCGGCGTGGTTCTTCTCGGAACGGAGATCGACATGACAAATCCCGTGGCGTCGGCATTCCAGATCGGCGCCGGGCCTCTCGGGTACAGGATCGCCGGAGTGGTTCTCTGGGCGGCAGCCATCACCTCCGTGGTCGGCGCTTCCTACACCTCCGTCTCCTTCCTCCGTACGCTGTTCGGTTTCGTCGACAAGTACTACCGGTTCTGGATCATCGGATTCATCATCGCCTCCACGTCCATCCTGACCATCGTCGGCCGTCCGGTGCGGCTCCTGATCGTGGCCGGATCCCTCAACGGCCTCATCCTTCCCCTGTCCCTGAGCTGCGTGCTCCTTGCGGCCTACAAGAAAGACGTGGTGAAGGACTACGTCCACCCCATGTGGATGACTGCCCTCGGATGGGTCATAGTGGTCTTCACCGCCTGGATGGGCTTCAACTCCTTCGCGGGAATAGTGAAGCTGTTCCAGTAG
- a CDS encoding biotin-dependent carboxyltransferase family protein, whose product MSALVLECRLPGMLTTVQDGGRWGYQGKGMPVAGAMDLPSFRLGNILAGNEENEGALEVTLLGPTLFVAEGEGMAAVTGADLGFQVNGRPAPMWTAVAVGAGDVLSFSGPRSGCRAYLCLSGGVDVPPVMESRSTYTRARVGGFQGRALKKGDIVRCGEPLPLWRKCEGLVCPEALRPCYLPDAPLRVVPGPQDDLFTEKGKETFYGSDYAVSNSADRMGYRMDGPEIEHTGAADIISDAIPLGAVQVPGHGQPIVMLADRQTTGGYTKIGVVCSVDIAALSQRLPGQKVRFHKISLDDALALAREEAGKRDEMRRLRAAWRSAPGETVPLPTAEPDLPSRGEALIRVDGEEHRISWEEIQEVE is encoded by the coding sequence ATGAGCGCCCTGGTACTGGAATGCAGGCTTCCCGGCATGCTCACCACCGTACAGGACGGCGGCAGGTGGGGATACCAGGGAAAGGGAATGCCCGTGGCGGGAGCCATGGACCTTCCGTCCTTCAGGTTGGGAAACATCCTTGCGGGAAATGAAGAGAACGAGGGGGCCCTCGAGGTGACCCTCCTCGGGCCGACTCTCTTCGTGGCGGAAGGGGAGGGAATGGCTGCCGTGACGGGGGCGGACCTCGGCTTCCAGGTCAACGGCCGGCCAGCCCCCATGTGGACCGCTGTCGCCGTGGGCGCGGGGGACGTTCTGTCCTTTTCCGGGCCCCGGTCCGGGTGCCGCGCATACCTTTGTCTTTCAGGAGGAGTGGACGTGCCTCCCGTCATGGAGAGCAGGTCCACCTATACCAGGGCCAGGGTCGGGGGCTTCCAGGGCCGTGCCCTGAAAAAGGGAGATATCGTCCGCTGCGGCGAACCCCTGCCCCTGTGGAGAAAGTGCGAGGGGCTCGTGTGCCCGGAGGCGCTGCGGCCCTGCTATTTGCCCGACGCTCCCCTTCGGGTCGTTCCCGGCCCCCAGGATGACCTCTTCACGGAGAAAGGAAAAGAGACTTTTTACGGGTCGGATTACGCAGTCTCAAACAGTGCCGACAGGATGGGATACCGCATGGACGGCCCCGAGATCGAGCACACGGGGGCGGCGGACATCATCTCCGACGCCATTCCTCTCGGTGCGGTGCAGGTGCCGGGCCACGGGCAGCCCATCGTCATGCTGGCGGACAGGCAGACCACGGGAGGGTACACCAAGATCGGCGTGGTCTGCTCGGTGGACATCGCCGCCCTGTCCCAGCGCCTTCCGGGGCAGAAGGTCCGCTTTCACAAAATATCCCTCGACGATGCTCTGGCCCTCGCCCGGGAAGAGGCGGGGAAACGGGACGAAATGCGCCGCCTGAGGGCCGCGTGGCGGTCCGCTCCCGGGGAGACCGTCCCGCTGCCGACGGCGGAGCCGGACCTTCCTTCCCGGGGTGAAGCGCTGATCCGGGTGGACGGCGAGGAGCACAGAATTTCGTGGGAAGAGATCCAGGAGGTGGAATGA
- a CDS encoding ABC transporter permease has translation MMRRALWLSGGICWFAYVLAPLALILVGSFGEKWFGTLLPTGFTLKWYADLFSKTMYVRAMGMSLLVACLTVFTNALVGICSVYAVSVLGKKWLRRAFDFVILLPIAIPPVVMGLGLVQGFNWPSFSLVGTWQLLLGAHLVYTLPFMLRPLMANMDMLNWNILEEAGTSLGATPFFLATRILVPNLVPGLLSGAIMTFAMSLGEFQLAVMVTGSASQTYPVVLYQAFYVSTGFACAATTLLVFFSILSLGAVIFLGRLFGTRSAGMAV, from the coding sequence ATGATGCGCCGCGCCCTGTGGCTTTCGGGAGGCATCTGCTGGTTTGCCTACGTTCTGGCGCCTCTTGCCCTTATTCTTGTCGGATCTTTCGGCGAGAAGTGGTTCGGCACGTTGCTGCCCACCGGCTTCACCCTTAAGTGGTATGCCGATCTGTTCTCCAAAACCATGTACGTCCGGGCCATGGGGATGAGCCTCCTCGTTGCCTGCCTTACCGTTTTCACTAACGCACTCGTGGGTATATGTTCCGTCTACGCTGTGTCCGTCCTCGGTAAAAAATGGCTCCGGCGGGCCTTCGACTTCGTTATCCTGCTCCCCATCGCCATTCCTCCCGTAGTCATGGGACTCGGCCTCGTCCAGGGCTTCAACTGGCCCTCCTTTTCCCTGGTGGGCACATGGCAGCTTCTCCTGGGCGCCCACCTCGTGTACACCCTTCCCTTCATGCTCCGCCCCCTTATGGCCAACATGGACATGCTGAACTGGAACATTCTGGAGGAAGCGGGTACGTCCCTCGGGGCAACGCCTTTCTTCCTCGCGACCCGTATCCTTGTGCCCAACCTCGTCCCCGGGCTTCTCTCGGGGGCCATCATGACCTTTGCCATGTCCCTCGGGGAATTCCAGCTTGCGGTCATGGTCACCGGCTCCGCAAGCCAGACCTACCCGGTGGTTCTCTACCAGGCATTTTACGTGAGCACCGGTTTTGCCTGCGCTGCCACCACCCTGCTGGTCTTCTTCAGCATCCTGAGCCTCGGCGCTGTTATTTTCCTCGGGAGGCTGTTCGGCACCAGGAGCGCGGGGATGGCGGTATAA
- a CDS encoding putative hydro-lyase, whose product MKAFDYAGVSPREVRQMIREGKWTLPTPGMCKGHVQGNLVILPKDLAYDFLVFAQRNPKPCPILDVTEPGNPEPKIVAPGADLSTDLPRYRVWVNGECVEEPTDVKKYWRDDLVGFLLGCSFSFEGALLEAGIPVRHIEQNRNVPMYITNIQCAPAGALKGPMVVSMRPIPAAQVPKAVLCTGRFPAVHGSPVHIGDPSLIGIADVNKPDMGDPVDINPGEVPVFWACGCTPQAAIMDVKPPFCITHAPGHMFIADPKDADYAVF is encoded by the coding sequence ATGAAGGCCTTCGACTACGCCGGCGTTTCGCCCAGGGAAGTCCGGCAGATGATCCGGGAGGGAAAGTGGACTCTCCCCACACCGGGCATGTGCAAGGGACACGTCCAGGGGAACCTGGTGATCCTGCCCAAAGACCTGGCCTACGATTTCCTCGTCTTCGCCCAGAGGAACCCGAAACCCTGTCCCATCCTGGACGTCACCGAGCCGGGAAATCCCGAGCCGAAGATTGTGGCCCCGGGGGCCGATCTCTCCACGGACCTTCCCCGGTACCGGGTGTGGGTGAACGGCGAGTGCGTCGAGGAACCCACGGACGTGAAGAAATACTGGAGGGACGACCTGGTGGGCTTCCTCCTGGGGTGCTCCTTCTCCTTCGAGGGGGCCCTGCTCGAGGCGGGCATTCCGGTGCGCCACATCGAGCAGAACCGGAACGTTCCCATGTACATCACCAACATCCAGTGCGCCCCCGCCGGAGCCCTGAAGGGCCCCATGGTGGTGAGCATGCGCCCCATCCCCGCCGCCCAGGTTCCCAAGGCGGTCCTGTGCACGGGACGCTTCCCGGCGGTCCACGGGTCACCCGTCCACATCGGTGATCCGTCTCTCATCGGCATCGCCGACGTGAACAAGCCCGACATGGGCGACCCAGTGGACATCAACCCGGGAGAGGTGCCCGTCTTCTGGGCCTGCGGCTGCACGCCCCAGGCCGCCATCATGGATGTGAAGCCCCCCTTCTGCATCACCCACGCGCCGGGGCACATGTTCATCGCCGACCCGAAGGACGCCGACTACGCCGTCTTCTGA
- a CDS encoding extracellular solute-binding protein: protein MRKNAWKAALALIAVLLLAGVCLAEELYPGENALAEAAKKEKGLNSYDTGPTWANWQTLFDGFEKRYGIQISWNDLGSGATVVRLDKERNNPQGDTAYYFMPSGDAAREKGVTEPFKPVNFDLIPDELKDPEGNWFCIHKATVVFVINKNLVKETPKGWQDLLAPKYSKSVVYLDPRTAGIGYAIVIATTYAHGGDLDHLDKGIDYLAALQKSGNVRMIEKTTEFDKFVKGEIPVWITYDMNAYRARYIAGLGDAIDIVIPEEGTITAPYAISLVKGGPNPNAGKLWLNYILSSEGQGLFAKGFVRPILPGFEMPADVADKFLPASDYARAKDVDWVKAQKVQKEAAALWGSKVLGEN from the coding sequence ATGAGAAAGAATGCGTGGAAAGCGGCATTGGCACTGATTGCGGTCCTCCTTCTCGCGGGGGTCTGCCTCGCGGAAGAGCTCTATCCGGGAGAAAACGCCCTCGCGGAGGCCGCTAAGAAGGAAAAGGGGCTCAACAGCTACGACACCGGCCCCACGTGGGCAAACTGGCAGACCCTCTTCGACGGCTTCGAGAAACGGTACGGCATCCAGATCTCCTGGAACGACCTCGGCAGCGGGGCCACGGTCGTCCGGCTCGACAAGGAGCGGAACAATCCCCAGGGCGACACGGCCTACTACTTCATGCCGTCCGGGGACGCCGCCCGTGAAAAAGGCGTCACCGAACCCTTCAAGCCGGTGAATTTCGACCTCATTCCCGATGAACTGAAGGATCCCGAAGGGAACTGGTTCTGCATCCACAAGGCCACGGTGGTGTTCGTCATCAACAAGAACCTGGTGAAGGAGACTCCGAAGGGGTGGCAGGACCTTCTCGCTCCGAAGTACAGCAAGTCGGTGGTCTACCTCGATCCCCGGACCGCGGGCATCGGATACGCCATCGTCATCGCCACCACCTACGCCCACGGGGGCGACCTCGACCACCTCGACAAGGGCATCGACTACCTGGCCGCCCTGCAGAAATCGGGGAACGTCCGCATGATCGAGAAGACCACCGAGTTCGACAAGTTCGTCAAGGGCGAGATCCCCGTCTGGATCACCTATGACATGAACGCCTACCGGGCCCGGTACATCGCCGGTCTCGGCGACGCCATCGACATCGTCATCCCGGAGGAGGGCACCATTACCGCCCCCTACGCCATCAGCCTCGTCAAGGGCGGCCCCAATCCGAACGCGGGCAAGCTCTGGCTGAACTACATCCTTTCATCCGAAGGGCAGGGGCTCTTTGCCAAGGGGTTCGTCCGGCCCATTCTCCCCGGTTTTGAAATGCCCGCGGACGTGGCGGACAAGTTCCTCCCGGCCTCGGACTACGCCCGGGCGAAGGACGTGGACTGGGTGAAGGCCCAGAAGGTACAGAAAGAAGCTGCCGCACTGTGGGGCAGCAAAGTGCTTGGGGAGAACTAG
- a CDS encoding TIGR00725 family protein has translation MDRAPVISVIGTSTASPEIYELAREVGRLLAGAGCTVVCGGRGGVMEGVCRGVSERGGISVGLLPGDIREANPYVTIPLSTGLGEVRNFAVASAGEAVISIGGAFGTLSEIGFALRSGKPVIGLKTWRISEDGKSPTPMIEASTAWEAVRLALEKTGRDFHGRG, from the coding sequence ATGGATCGAGCCCCCGTTATTTCGGTCATCGGAACATCCACAGCGTCTCCGGAAATTTACGAACTGGCCCGGGAAGTGGGACGGCTCCTTGCCGGGGCAGGATGCACCGTGGTATGCGGCGGAAGGGGCGGCGTCATGGAAGGCGTCTGCCGGGGCGTTTCCGAACGGGGCGGAATATCTGTCGGCCTTCTTCCGGGAGATATCCGGGAGGCGAATCCCTACGTCACAATCCCCCTGTCGACGGGCCTGGGGGAAGTGCGGAATTTTGCCGTGGCCTCCGCCGGAGAAGCTGTCATATCCATCGGAGGCGCTTTCGGCACCCTTTCAGAGATAGGATTCGCCCTGAGATCCGGAAAACCAGTCATCGGCCTGAAAACCTGGCGGATCTCCGAGGACGGAAAGTCTCCGACACCTATGATCGAGGCATCCACCGCATGGGAAGCTGTCCGGCTGGCCCTTGAAAAAACGGGGAGGGATTTCCATGGCCGGGGTTGA
- a CDS encoding LamB/YcsF family protein: MSRIDLNSDLGESFGPWKMGMDAEVMESVCSANVACGFHAGDAEVMIKTVKAAKAAGVAVGAHPGHPDLQGFGRRTMAVTPDEAYAYTLYQIGALQAVCAAQGVPLEHVKAHGALYNQAAKDLALAKAIARATKDAGGDLILLGLANSLFEQAAAEEGVLYAAEAFADRGYMDDGSLVPRSKPGAFVHDLKEAGGRMVRLVKEGVIRSAEGKDIHLTAHSICLHGDNPAAVEMARHIRKALEENGVEVRKIREVLKG, from the coding sequence ATGTCAAGAATTGACCTGAACAGCGACCTCGGCGAGAGCTTCGGCCCGTGGAAGATGGGCATGGACGCCGAGGTCATGGAAAGCGTCTGTTCCGCCAACGTGGCCTGCGGTTTCCACGCGGGGGACGCGGAAGTGATGATCAAAACGGTGAAGGCCGCGAAAGCGGCCGGCGTGGCCGTGGGAGCCCACCCCGGGCATCCCGATCTCCAGGGGTTCGGGCGGCGCACCATGGCCGTCACGCCCGACGAAGCCTATGCCTATACCCTCTACCAGATAGGCGCCCTCCAGGCGGTCTGCGCGGCCCAGGGAGTGCCCCTGGAGCACGTCAAGGCCCACGGGGCCCTGTACAACCAGGCGGCCAAGGACCTTGCCCTGGCGAAGGCCATTGCCCGGGCGACGAAGGACGCCGGGGGAGACCTCATTCTCCTCGGCCTGGCCAACTCCCTCTTCGAGCAGGCAGCCGCCGAAGAGGGAGTCCTGTATGCCGCCGAGGCCTTCGCGGACCGGGGGTACATGGACGACGGCTCCCTCGTCCCGAGAAGCAAACCCGGTGCCTTCGTCCACGACCTGAAGGAAGCGGGGGGGCGCATGGTGCGTCTCGTGAAGGAGGGGGTCATCCGCTCTGCGGAAGGAAAGGACATCCACCTCACGGCCCATTCCATCTGCCTCCACGGAGATAACCCCGCGGCGGTGGAGATGGCCCGTCATATCCGGAAAGCCCTTGAGGAGAACGGGGTGGAAGTGAGAAAAATACGGGAGGTGCTGAAGGGATGA
- the pxpB gene encoding 5-oxoprolinase subunit PxpB has protein sequence MEERKYPRILTAGDGCVVAEFGDSIDMEINTRAAALGSDVMRLGFPGVLDAVPTYRSLAVYFDPVTTDVKRLYSKLGELCRKEESAAGHEKRRTIVVPTLYGEEWGPDLGDVAKHTGFSPEEVVKRHSGLDCYCFMLGFTPGFPYLGGMDPALETPRLKNPREVIPAGAVAIGGKQTGIYSIASPGGWRLIGRTPMRLFDPDRDPPIFLEAGMWIRFRPIEKPEFDEIEAASEKGSYRPVILEEEEASS, from the coding sequence GTGGAGGAAAGAAAATATCCGAGAATCCTGACGGCCGGCGACGGATGCGTCGTGGCGGAATTCGGCGACTCCATCGATATGGAGATCAACACCCGGGCCGCCGCTCTCGGGAGCGACGTGATGAGGCTCGGTTTTCCCGGAGTGCTTGACGCTGTTCCCACGTACCGTTCCCTGGCGGTGTACTTCGACCCGGTGACGACGGATGTGAAGCGGCTGTACTCAAAGCTCGGGGAACTGTGCCGGAAAGAGGAATCGGCCGCAGGCCATGAAAAGCGGCGTACCATCGTGGTGCCTACCCTCTACGGGGAAGAATGGGGGCCCGACCTCGGCGACGTGGCCAAACACACCGGGTTTTCACCGGAGGAGGTCGTCAAACGTCATTCGGGGCTGGACTGCTACTGCTTCATGCTGGGGTTCACCCCCGGTTTTCCCTATCTCGGCGGCATGGATCCGGCTCTGGAAACGCCCCGGCTGAAGAACCCCCGGGAGGTCATCCCGGCGGGGGCTGTGGCCATCGGCGGAAAGCAGACCGGCATCTATTCCATAGCGAGTCCCGGAGGGTGGAGGCTCATCGGCAGGACACCCATGCGCCTGTTCGACCCCGACAGGGATCCGCCCATTTTCCTCGAGGCCGGCATGTGGATACGGTTCCGCCCCATTGAAAAGCCGGAATTCGACGAAATCGAGGCGGCGTCAGAGAAAGGGAGCTACCGTCCCGTCATCCTCGAGGAAGAGGAGGCGTCGTCATGA
- a CDS encoding ABC transporter ATP-binding protein: MAGVELRAVSKRFGKTYAVRNVSLSVDKGEFLSLVGPSGCGKTTTLRLVAGFLSPDEGEVLLDGESMGGVGVRQRQVGIVFQNYALFPNLTVFENVAFGLRTRKTPEDVLRPRVEELLSMVGLDRRASAWPRELSGGQQQRVALARALAITPKVLLLDEPLSALDAKVRNSLRFEIKRIQRESGITTIYVTHDQEEALSISDRVALMNDGRIEQTGSPRDIYLRPANSFVADFVGVNNLLGGEYLGGGRFRWRERILSVENAPLPQGPCSLMIRPERISVASRGASSGDGNILPGRVTGKVFLGPLLRLAVDVEGEQILVDLLNTELEPPALDDAVRLRFSPDDGRPVAGR, encoded by the coding sequence ATGGCCGGGGTTGAACTGAGAGCAGTCAGCAAGCGCTTCGGAAAGACCTACGCCGTCCGGAACGTCTCCCTCTCCGTGGACAAGGGTGAGTTTCTCTCCCTTGTCGGGCCCTCGGGCTGCGGGAAAACAACGACACTCCGCCTGGTGGCAGGCTTTCTCTCCCCGGACGAAGGCGAAGTGCTGCTGGACGGAGAATCCATGGGCGGGGTGGGAGTCCGGCAGCGGCAGGTCGGCATCGTCTTCCAGAACTATGCCCTTTTCCCCAACCTCACCGTGTTCGAAAACGTGGCCTTCGGTCTCCGGACCAGAAAAACGCCGGAGGATGTGCTGCGCCCCAGGGTGGAAGAACTCCTTTCCATGGTAGGACTCGACCGGCGGGCCTCCGCCTGGCCCCGGGAGCTTTCGGGCGGCCAGCAGCAGCGGGTTGCCCTCGCACGGGCCCTGGCCATCACGCCGAAGGTCCTCCTCCTGGACGAGCCTTTGTCGGCCCTGGACGCGAAAGTCCGGAACTCCCTGCGGTTCGAGATAAAAAGGATCCAGAGAGAGAGCGGCATCACCACGATCTACGTGACCCACGACCAGGAAGAGGCCCTCTCAATATCGGACCGGGTGGCCCTGATGAACGACGGCCGGATCGAGCAGACCGGTTCCCCCCGGGACATTTACCTGCGGCCGGCGAACTCCTTCGTCGCCGATTTCGTAGGGGTCAACAACCTTCTGGGGGGAGAATATCTCGGCGGCGGCAGGTTCAGGTGGAGGGAAAGGATCCTGTCGGTGGAGAATGCCCCCCTTCCCCAGGGCCCCTGTTCACTCATGATACGGCCGGAGCGTATTTCCGTCGCCTCCCGTGGTGCCTCCTCAGGGGACGGCAATATCCTTCCGGGGAGAGTGACCGGAAAGGTGTTCCTCGGTCCCCTTCTTCGCCTCGCCGTGGACGTGGAAGGAGAACAGATACTTGTGGACCTCCTCAACACGGAACTGGAACCTCCTGCCCTTGATGATGCCGTAAGACTCCGTTTTTCCCCCGATGACGGACGGCCTGTGGCAGGGCGGTAA
- a CDS encoding M20/M25/M40 family metallo-hydrolase: protein MTAPVSVLSRLVSIPSTSGREEAACSYLAGVLPSLGWERVETDGSGSVVARRGRGPKELVLLGHIDTVPGGPEHRLEGDVLWGRGTVDAKGPLCAFAAAGGRVFLPGDWTVTLVAATGEEADSRGALHRIPRHRPAACIIGEPSGTDGVTIGYRGSLRAVLAASDGGAHRSGDAGPITGVLRCAADILDLVDSLDDPALPVIRRPSGAVVSMEGREQGERSGTAELDIRLPEGSSPEEWMELLRGAAARRGVSISFRGVTPPHVEDKNNPVARALRLAIRKNGNAPRVLAKGGTADFNLAAAWNCPIAAYGPGDSKLDHTSEERISLADFSASVAVLDGALPLILAG from the coding sequence ATGACCGCCCCGGTGTCCGTTCTTTCCCGGCTGGTGTCCATTCCGAGCACGAGCGGCCGGGAGGAGGCTGCCTGCTCCTACCTCGCCGGAGTTCTGCCCTCCCTCGGGTGGGAGCGGGTCGAGACGGACGGCTCGGGGAGCGTGGTGGCCCGGCGGGGCAGAGGCCCGAAGGAGCTGGTGCTCCTCGGGCACATCGACACCGTGCCCGGAGGTCCGGAACACCGCCTTGAAGGGGACGTTCTCTGGGGGCGGGGAACGGTGGACGCCAAGGGTCCCCTGTGCGCCTTCGCGGCGGCGGGCGGGCGGGTTTTCCTCCCCGGGGACTGGACCGTCACCCTCGTGGCCGCCACCGGGGAGGAGGCCGACTCCCGGGGCGCCCTTCACCGGATTCCCAGGCACCGTCCAGCCGCCTGCATCATCGGGGAACCCTCCGGAACGGACGGGGTGACCATCGGCTACCGGGGCAGCCTCCGGGCGGTGCTCGCCGCCTCCGACGGAGGAGCCCACAGGAGCGGCGACGCGGGGCCCATTACAGGGGTCCTCCGGTGCGCCGCCGACATCCTGGACCTGGTGGACAGCCTGGACGACCCCGCGCTGCCGGTCATCCGCCGCCCCTCAGGCGCCGTGGTCTCCATGGAGGGAAGGGAACAGGGGGAGCGGTCCGGAACGGCGGAGCTCGACATCCGCCTTCCCGAGGGCAGCAGCCCTGAGGAGTGGATGGAGTTGCTCCGGGGGGCCGCCGCACGGCGGGGGGTGTCCATTTCGTTCCGGGGCGTGACGCCGCCCCACGTGGAGGACAAGAACAACCCCGTGGCCCGGGCCCTCCGCCTGGCCATCAGGAAAAACGGGAATGCGCCCCGGGTCCTGGCCAAGGGAGGCACGGCGGACTTCAACCTCGCGGCGGCGTGGAACTGCCCCATAGCAGCCTACGGGCCCGGCGACAGCAAACTGGACCATACGTCCGAAGAACGGATCTCCCTTGCCGATTTCTCTGCCTCCGTGGCGGTCCTCGACGGGGCCCTTCCCCTCATACTGGCAGGATAA
- a CDS encoding ABC transporter permease, with translation MERRSGTWLLLLPLAAVLGLFLLWPLALVLWESLFIEGRFSLDNYLSLFVRKLYRESLTTSLILSASTAVLGTAVGLPLSYFVHKTGGQAKNILLALTAVPLTLSGLVVGFAFIVLLGTSGFITIILRELFGINPLEFSAFLFTWRGLVIAYLYFLIPRMILTMTAAWSNANWSLVEAAVSLGAGPVTVLRKVLFPMLAPAILAGSSLLFAVSMGAFGTAFALTGTAVKILPLVIYTHVSELSADIAKADALAIVLTLVTTCVILAYEKFFTSPSSAR, from the coding sequence ATGGAGCGCCGGAGCGGTACATGGCTTTTGCTGCTGCCTCTCGCGGCGGTGCTGGGGCTGTTTCTGCTCTGGCCTCTTGCGCTCGTGCTGTGGGAGAGCCTCTTCATCGAGGGGAGGTTCTCCCTTGACAACTACCTCAGCCTCTTCGTCCGGAAGCTGTACAGGGAATCCCTGACCACGAGCCTCATCCTCTCGGCGAGCACGGCCGTCCTCGGAACTGCCGTCGGTCTGCCCCTGTCCTACTTCGTCCACAAGACCGGAGGACAGGCGAAGAATATTCTCCTTGCCCTCACGGCGGTTCCCCTGACCCTGAGCGGCCTCGTTGTCGGTTTCGCTTTCATAGTGCTCCTTGGGACCAGCGGTTTCATCACCATCATTCTCAGGGAGCTGTTCGGCATCAACCCCCTCGAGTTCTCCGCCTTCCTCTTCACGTGGCGGGGGCTCGTCATAGCCTATCTCTATTTCCTCATCCCCCGGATGATCCTCACCATGACGGCGGCGTGGAGCAACGCAAACTGGAGCCTCGTGGAGGCCGCAGTGTCCCTCGGGGCCGGGCCGGTCACAGTCCTGCGGAAAGTCCTCTTCCCCATGCTTGCCCCGGCCATCCTCGCCGGATCATCCCTGCTCTTCGCCGTGAGCATGGGGGCATTCGGCACGGCCTTCGCCCTCACGGGCACGGCCGTAAAAATACTTCCCCTCGTCATCTATACCCACGTTTCGGAACTGTCGGCAGACATCGCGAAAGCAGACGCCCTGGCCATCGTGCTGACGCTGGTGACCACTTGCGTCATTCTCGCCTACGAAAAATTCTTCACGTCTCCGTCTTCGGCACGGTAA